The region GCTGGATCTTGGTCTGTCGGACGTGGACCCGTCCCTGACCTTCGCCACCCCCCAGGAGGCGGTCTCCCTGCTGCCTGCCGAGTCCCCCGAGGCCGTGATGGGGGTCGCCACCGCCCTGCTCGCCCGGACGGCCCTGGGCACTCCAGGCGTTTCCTGGCTGCTTGCTGCCCTGAGGGACGCGGCCCTGGCCCCCCACCCCGAGCGCGAACTGGTGAGACTCGCTGCCCGCTGGACCGGGGGCTTTGCCGAGATCGTGGCCAGTTGGGGCGACACCGTCGCGTCCGCAGGACGGCGGGCGGGGCAGCCTGGAGCGGTGGCGGAAACCCTGCGGCTAAGCCATGCGGGCCGGCACGTCGGCTCCCTGAGCGTGGCCTTCGCGCCTGGGTGGCGCGGCCTTGCTCCCATTTTGGCCGAATATGCCCTGCTGGCCCGCCTGCGAACGGCGGCGGCAGGTGCGGCGCGGCGCCGGGTGGGGGAGAGGATGCTGGACGCCCTGCTGTCGGGCCGGGAGGCCGGCGGTGACACCGGATCGCTGGAAGAGGGGGCGTTTGCGCTGGCGGTGGCGACGCTGCCCCCCAGCGTGCCGGAGCAGGCCCAGGCCCTGGACCTGCTGGCGGCGGTGGGCGAGGGCTACTTCAGCGAGCGGCGGCTGGTGGGCCACGCCACGGTCAGGGACGGGCAGGCGGTGTGGCTGTGGATCACCCTGGAGTTGTCCCGTGAGGCGCGGGAACTGCACTTGGCCCTCACCGCGTCGACGGCGCTGGACCTGCGCGTGGGCGTCAGCGGCCGGCATCCGGAAGCGCCATGGGCGCGGCCGGCAGAGGTCCAGCGCGCCTTCGGAGAGGCGCGGCAGGCCCTGTCGCTGACCCGGCAGGCGCGGGGCTACAGCGTGTTTCACGACCTCGATCCGCTGCACGCGCTGGTGTCGGAAGGGCGGCTGGATCTGCTGGCCGCACAGGTCAGCGCGCAGCTCGAAACCATCGGGGACGATGGGCGCACGGCCGACACCCTGCGGGCTTACCTGGCGCACCGCGGCACCCTGGCCGAGCTGGCCGGTGCGCTGG is a window of Deinococcus radiopugnans ATCC 19172 DNA encoding:
- a CDS encoding PucR family transcriptional regulator codes for the protein MPTLVELALDLGLSDVDPSLTFATPQEAVSLLPAESPEAVMGVATALLARTALGTPGVSWLLAALRDAALAPHPERELVRLAARWTGGFAEIVASWGDTVASAGRRAGQPGAVAETLRLSHAGRHVGSLSVAFAPGWRGLAPILAEYALLARLRTAAAGAARRRVGERMLDALLSGREAGGDTGSLEEGAFALAVATLPPSVPEQAQALDLLAAVGEGYFSERRLVGHATVRDGQAVWLWITLELSREARELHLALTASTALDLRVGVSGRHPEAPWARPAEVQRAFGEARQALSLTRQARGYSVFHDLDPLHALVSEGRLDLLAAQVSAQLETIGDDGRTADTLRAYLAHRGTLAELAGALDLHVNTLRYRLRRAEEALGGRLSDPALLAQLYLAFQAGRK